From a region of the Paenibacillus segetis genome:
- a CDS encoding DUF6509 family protein, with protein sequence MLNISAYSVELIKDPFGILEGERYEFILDVEVPEDDELFSDNGLYLKVLYGVSASRTGMIKYEIYERSTDKYLEFDLEEDEIKQVESFCVEHLAEISPKS encoded by the coding sequence ATGTTAAACATTAGTGCGTACAGCGTAGAGTTGATTAAGGACCCCTTTGGTATTCTGGAAGGTGAACGATATGAATTCATTCTCGATGTTGAAGTGCCGGAAGATGATGAGTTATTTTCCGATAATGGATTGTATCTAAAAGTTCTTTATGGTGTGTCTGCAAGCCGGACAGGAATGATTAAATATGAAATTTATGAGAGATCAACAGATAAATACTTAGAGTTTGACCTAGAAGAAGATGAAATTAAACAGGTGGAGAGTTTCTGTGTAGAGCATCTGGCGGAGATTTCTCCCAAATCATAG
- a CDS encoding VOC family protein codes for MIHHLEINVSNLGKTISFWEWFLLELGYEQFQKWDSGISWKHGDTYIVFVQVEERFTDISYHRCRVGLNHLAFHASSRAQVDAITAKLIEMGVSILYSDRHPYAGGHEHYAVFFEDPDRIKVEIVAPSED; via the coding sequence ATGATTCATCATCTAGAGATTAATGTGTCTAATCTGGGCAAAACAATTTCCTTCTGGGAATGGTTCTTGTTAGAGCTAGGCTATGAGCAGTTTCAGAAATGGGACTCTGGAATCAGCTGGAAGCATGGAGATACATATATTGTATTTGTTCAAGTCGAAGAACGATTTACGGATATTTCCTATCACCGTTGCAGGGTGGGGCTGAACCACTTAGCATTTCATGCTTCATCTAGGGCCCAAGTTGATGCGATTACAGCTAAATTGATAGAGATGGGAGTTTCTATTTTATATAGTGATCGTCATCCTTATGCTGGTGGTCATGAACATTACGCTGTATTCTTTGAGGATCCAGATAGAATTAAAGTAGAAATCGTAGCTCCGTCTGAAGATTAA
- a CDS encoding GNAT family N-acetyltransferase, producing MAIEYKINSHLHAKDVSNVFKSSGIKRPVNDLDRIQKMIDNADICISAWDGEKLVGVARAITDFSYCCYLSDLAVSLEYQKTGIGTELVARLRKHLGEEVSLLLLSAPTAMDYYPCIGFEKAENAFLIRRIK from the coding sequence ATGGCTATAGAATACAAAATTAATTCTCATCTTCATGCTAAGGATGTTTCTAATGTATTTAAAAGTTCTGGAATTAAACGTCCTGTGAATGACCTTGATCGTATTCAAAAAATGATTGATAATGCCGATATTTGCATTTCTGCTTGGGATGGAGAAAAGTTAGTTGGAGTTGCGAGAGCTATTACTGATTTCTCATATTGTTGTTATTTATCAGATCTGGCAGTTAGTCTGGAATATCAGAAGACAGGTATAGGAACTGAGCTTGTTGCACGATTGCGGAAGCACCTAGGAGAAGAAGTTTCTTTATTGTTACTATCAGCACCAACAGCTATGGATTATTATCCATGTATTGGATTTGAAAAAGCAGAGAACGCATTTCTAATACGACGTATAAAATAA